The following coding sequences lie in one Rothia sp. SD9660Na genomic window:
- a CDS encoding phosphatase, producing the protein MTFSMTRQEFADYLNASRITGNVATARENNLAHMQGFVEGNEHLEFGVKWIRDWTVDDIFELMARRVGTSADPNHREGQDTISADLCIDGLTEYARIFGDAVRAGKSLLFATGHPAGLFPIYARLAAAAKTHGATVLTIEEGDRFLDGDIRQIFDVIMFEQYGNLQHTHFPGPMQLALEQLQERGITPGLVIADHGLAGYAASAGIPTIGIADCNDPGLFISAEQGQILVAVPMDDNVTPHLYEPVIDFILAEADLTS; encoded by the coding sequence ATGACCTTCTCAATGACTCGCCAGGAATTTGCTGACTATCTCAACGCATCACGCATTACCGGAAACGTAGCAACGGCCCGTGAAAACAACCTTGCTCATATGCAGGGATTTGTTGAAGGCAATGAACACCTGGAATTCGGTGTGAAGTGGATTAGGGACTGGACTGTTGACGATATCTTTGAACTCATGGCGCGACGGGTTGGGACCAGCGCCGACCCCAACCACAGGGAAGGCCAAGACACCATCAGCGCTGACCTCTGTATTGATGGGCTCACCGAGTACGCCCGTATCTTCGGTGACGCAGTACGGGCGGGCAAAAGCCTGCTTTTTGCCACCGGCCACCCCGCAGGCCTCTTCCCTATCTACGCCCGTCTTGCAGCAGCAGCCAAAACTCATGGGGCAACCGTCCTGACCATCGAGGAGGGCGACCGCTTTCTGGACGGCGATATCCGCCAAATATTTGACGTCATCATGTTCGAGCAGTACGGCAATCTACAGCACACCCATTTTCCCGGGCCCATGCAACTAGCGTTGGAACAGCTCCAAGAGCGAGGGATTACCCCGGGTCTCGTCATCGCCGACCACGGGCTCGCCGGGTACGCGGCCTCCGCGGGGATCCCTACCATCGGTATTGCAGACTGCAACGACCCCGGGCTCTTTATCTCTGCCGAACAGGGGCAGATTCTCGTTGCTGTGCCCATGGACGATAACGTCACCCCGCACCTCTACGAACCGGTGATAGATTTTATCCTGGCAGAAGCTGACCTCACCAGCTAA
- a CDS encoding sugar transferase, which produces MNEQYIEERWAETRNRRTWHPKIKGALYLADTLAIALSIALAHIASFGFQNSEVMGRASLPLGYVGTGILLGLIWFFALSIANSRNIRYLGHGVDEYRLITKATTYFFAVIAIFSYLTKIDFARTYVVLAYPIGIVLLLCARWGVRRWLVHWRYKGRALSRVMIIGDSASGEHLYKTLQGARASGLSPVAAYLPRSRPGTQLAEGAIPTLGYSPDAAEVLKVVRENNIHAVAVSTGHGLNPAELRRLGWALAAAHVALIMAPAMTDIAGPRIHTQPLNGVPLIHVHTPRIEGMQALIKRAIDVVASGLGLIFLAPLLVPVALLVKKDGGPIFFLQERVGYRGTPFHMIKFRSMVTNAEELKKELMDQNEGNGVLFKMADDPRITKIGKFIRKYSIDELPQLWNVFVGDMSLVGPRPPLPSEVEQYEEDAYRRLLVKPGITGLWQVSGRSNLSWEESIRLDLYYVENWSVMSDIVILVRTVRAVFAKDGAY; this is translated from the coding sequence GTGAACGAACAGTACATCGAGGAGCGGTGGGCAGAAACCCGTAACCGCCGCACCTGGCACCCCAAAATCAAGGGGGCCCTTTACCTTGCTGATACTTTAGCCATCGCGCTCTCCATCGCGCTAGCTCATATCGCTAGTTTCGGCTTTCAAAATTCAGAGGTCATGGGACGGGCAAGCCTACCCCTCGGTTATGTAGGTACCGGAATTCTGCTTGGCCTTATCTGGTTTTTTGCCCTCTCGATTGCTAACAGTCGCAATATCCGCTATTTAGGTCATGGCGTTGATGAGTACCGACTAATCACTAAAGCAACAACCTACTTCTTCGCGGTCATCGCAATCTTCTCCTACCTGACCAAAATTGATTTTGCCCGCACCTACGTTGTGCTAGCCTACCCCATCGGCATTGTTCTACTTCTCTGCGCCCGCTGGGGGGTGCGCCGCTGGCTCGTTCACTGGCGGTATAAGGGGCGCGCACTTTCCCGCGTCATGATTATCGGCGACTCAGCCTCGGGCGAGCACCTCTACAAGACCCTCCAGGGGGCCCGTGCCTCAGGCCTCTCACCGGTGGCAGCATACCTTCCCCGTTCGCGTCCCGGCACCCAGCTCGCCGAGGGGGCTATCCCGACCCTGGGCTACTCACCCGATGCAGCCGAGGTCCTCAAGGTAGTCCGTGAGAACAATATTCACGCGGTAGCTGTCTCCACCGGCCACGGCCTCAACCCCGCAGAGTTGCGCCGTCTGGGCTGGGCGCTGGCAGCTGCCCACGTCGCACTCATCATGGCACCTGCCATGACCGATATTGCGGGCCCCCGCATCCATACCCAGCCCCTCAACGGTGTGCCCCTGATTCACGTTCACACTCCCCGCATCGAAGGCATGCAGGCCCTAATTAAGCGAGCTATCGATGTTGTAGCCTCAGGCCTTGGCCTAATTTTCCTGGCCCCCTTGCTGGTTCCGGTTGCCCTGCTGGTCAAAAAGGACGGCGGCCCCATCTTCTTCCTTCAGGAACGCGTTGGCTACCGCGGCACCCCCTTCCACATGATTAAGTTCCGCTCCATGGTGACCAACGCCGAAGAGCTCAAGAAGGAACTCATGGACCAGAACGAGGGTAACGGTGTGCTCTTTAAGATGGCGGATGACCCCCGTATCACTAAGATCGGCAAGTTCATCCGCAAGTACTCTATCGATGAGCTTCCACAGCTGTGGAACGTCTTTGTGGGCGATATGTCGCTTGTGGGGCCCCGCCCACCGCTGCCTTCTGAGGTTGAGCAGTACGAAGAGGACGCCTATCGCCGCCTGTTGGTCAAACCCGGCATTACCGGCCTCTGGCAGGTCTCTGGCCGCTCGAATCTTTCGTGGGAAGAGTCTATTCGCCTAGACCTCTACTATGTTGAGAACTGGTCGGTTATGAGCGATATCGTCATTCTCGTCCGCACCGTCCGCGCAGTTTTTGCCAAGGACGGTGCCTACTAG